A single window of Aspergillus puulaauensis MK2 DNA, chromosome 5, nearly complete sequence DNA harbors:
- a CDS encoding uncharacterized protein (COG:P;~EggNog:ENOG410PHY9;~InterPro:IPR003445;~TransMembrane:9 (o25-45i57-78o84-105i262-285o305-324i336-360o401-423i435-457o463-482i);~go_function: GO:0008324 - cation transmembrane transporter activity [Evidence IEA];~go_process: GO:0006812 - cation transport [Evidence IEA];~go_process: GO:0055085 - transmembrane transport [Evidence IEA]): protein MTPRRCLRLACTGISALLPPSSFLALHYAYFIVVSLISSLIFWGVSNPSRSVSYTDSLFMCVSAITGAGLNSVEASTLSTFQQVIMFVLLMLGHAILISITVLHVRKRAFQHKFKGISHALARRPAQEAPAPNLQSDVPLEERTDTKGYLSANTLPLESSSRSTIRIDAQPTDTNHHGISRDRSAPASPKNGIDAPLDLNYQEYGARDSYNSLNKAQFMPSMGLWRGTQKYFESKGLISRNSQFHGLTPEERERLQGVEYKAVSFLSVIVPLYWLSFLCCGIMSMGIWLEVNKPQIPRDNGLSPFWTGAFFAVSAFVNSGMGILDANMTALQTDAYPVITMGLLILAGNTLYPCFLRLIIWCMRRSMPDLPAWKSWRVTLDFILDHPRRVYTNLFPARHTWYLLATVIIFNGIDWAGFEVLAIGNKEIEGLPTGYRILDGLFQALAVRAGGFSVVTISDLRQGLLVLYVLMMVGIPLDAYFYDINQLT, encoded by the exons ATGACCC CCCGGCGTTGTCTCCGGCTTGCATGCACGGGCATATCTGCTCTACTGCCGCCGTCTAGCTTTCTCGCGCTTCACTATGCATATTTTATCGTAGTTTCCTTGATCAGCAGCCTCATCTTTTGGGGGGTGTCGAATCCTTCCCGGAGCGTTTCGTACACTGATTCTCTGTTTATGTGCGTCAGTGCTATTACAGGTGCTGGGTTGAATAGC GTTGAGGCGTCCACATTAAGCACTTTCCAGCAGGTTATTATGTTTGTGCTTCTTATGCTAGGAcatgccatcctcatctcgaTCACGGTACTTCATGTTCGGAAGAGAGCTTTTCAGCATAAATTCAAGGGGATATCCCATGCTCTCGCGCGACGGCCAGCTCAGGAAGCGCCCGCGCCTAATTTGCAATCGGACGTTCCTCTTGAAGAGAGAACCGATACCAAGGGTTATCTGTCAGCAAATACTCTTCCCCTGGAGAGTTCAAGCCGTTCCACGATCAGGATTGATGCGCAGCCTACGGACACTAACCATCACGGTATCTCCCGCGATCGTTCAGCACCTGCTTCACCCAAGAACGGTATCGACGCACCATTGGACTTGAATTACCAAGAGTATGGGGCTAGGGATAGCTACAACTCGTTGAACAAAGCTCAGTTTATGCCCTCCATGGGACTCTGGCGAGGAACTCAGAAATATTTTGAGTCAAAGGGGCTCATTTCGCGAAACTCTCAGTTTCACGGATTGACCCCggaagaaagggagagaCTCCAAGGGGTTGAGTACAAGGCTGTTTCGTTCTTATCGGTCATTGTTCCACTGTACTGGCTGTCTTTCCTGTGCTGCGGGATCATGAGCATGGGAATATGGTTAGAAGTCAATAAACCGCAAATTCCTCGAGACAACGGCCTGTCACCATTCTGGACGGGTGCATTTTTTGCGGTTTCTGCGTTCGTGAACAGTGGTATGGGAATTCTGGATGCCAATATGACAGCCTTACAAACAGA TGCTTACCCCGTCATCACGATGGGACTTTTGATTCTCGCCGGGAATACCCTTTATCCTTGTTTTTTGCGCCTCATCATTTGGTGTATGAGGCGATCAATGCCGGATCTACCAGCATGGAAATCATGGAGAGTTACGTTGGATTTCATTCTCGACCATCCCCGAAGG GTGTACACAAACCTTTTTCCGGCTCGCCATACATGGTACCTGCTGGCAACCGTTATCATCTTCAATGGTATTGATTGGGCCGGCTTTGAGGTTTTGGCCATCGGGAATAAAGAGATTGAGGGCCTACCAACTGGATACCGAATTCTCGATGGCCTCTTTCAGGCGCTAG CTGTTCGCGCGGGAGGATTCTCTGTCGTCACAATTTCCGACCTACGTCAGGGATTGCTTGTCCTATACG TTCTCATGATGGTGGGGATTCCTTTGGATGCGTATTTCTACGATATAAACCAGCTAACATGA
- a CDS encoding uncharacterized protein (COG:P;~EggNog:ENOG410PHY9;~InterPro:IPR003445;~TransMembrane:1 (o63-81i);~go_function: GO:0008324 - cation transmembrane transporter activity [Evidence IEA];~go_process: GO:0006812 - cation transport [Evidence IEA];~go_process: GO:0055085 - transmembrane transport [Evidence IEA]) translates to MRHTNVYEERSLGIYAEDETSYDYDKPPENSITDMVRRHLLTKEGTRRHFLREQLKDQLSHDLWWIALAVFFISIIESSNYNRDPVGYSTFNILFEVISGYGCVGISTGYPGRDLSFCGVWHSLSKLILAAVALRGRHRGLPVAIDKAIMLPNESHAWAEEEDAALRREQSRVCGPASV, encoded by the exons ATGAG GCATACAAATGTATACGAAGAACGCTCTTTGGGAATATACGCCGAGGACGAAACGTCATACGACTACGACAAACCTCCCGAAAATTCGATCACCGATATGGTGCGCCGGCATCTCCTCACGAAAGAGGGCACACGCCGACACTTCCTTCGCGAACAATTGAAAGACCAACTTAGCCACGACCTCTGGTGGATCGCGCTGGCCGTGTTTTTCATCTCTATCATAGAATCGAGCAACTACAACAGGGACCCAGTGGGATACTCGACTTTCAACATTCTCTTTGAAGTAATCTCCGGCTACGGCTGTGTCGGTATTAGCACAGGCTACCCAGGCAGGGATCTTTCATTCTGTGGAGTTTGGCATTCCCTTAGCAAGCTCATACTGGCGGCGGTCGCGTTACGAGGTCGTCATCGCGGCCTCCCCGTTGCTATCGACAAAGCTATCATGTTGCCGAATGAGTCTCATGCGTgggctgaagaggaagatgctgCCTTGAGGCGGGAGCAATCCCGTGTTTGTGGACCTGCAAGTGTTTAA
- the NOC2 gene encoding mRNA-binding ribosome synthesis protein NOC2 (BUSCO:EOG09262N5O;~COG:J;~EggNog:ENOG410PH1G;~InterPro:IPR005343;~PFAM:PF03715) codes for MAGGQKKSTKKFEKKHLKDVLERRKETAKIKQRNQMKEKRKSDNVKSRAEREGDSEERDDKAKKQDAFAEMNVDDFFAGGFDIADPMADKKKAKKKDVPAKIGKRKRSEAQEEDEEPAASSSGEEDDASQASDSDDAETHKGDLEALKQRDPDFYKYLQENDAELLEFGDLSEVDALSEGEEDQDEPAKKKKKAAKEEEPSADLTIATVKKWQNLMEEQHSIRAMRQTVLAFRAAAYLDDPDAQEQKYSISDSSVYHQVLITALGNVPKVLNHHLPVKESASGKVRVSLDSKKFKTMTPLIKSHTSSVQKMLANLSDEQTLKLTLSSIEPMLPYLLQFRKLLKVLIKTIVSIWADASTTEATRIVGFLLLRRLMVIGDAGLKETVLKASYEGVVKGSRNTTVHTLAGVNLMKNSAAELWGIDQNVSYTTGFSFIRQLAMHLRSSITNTSKESYKTIYNWQYVHSLDFWSRVLSQHCDGLVEAKIGKQSALRPLIYPVVQISIGAMRLIPTAQYLPLRFQLTRSLLRLSRASGTYIPLASSLLEPLNLSELRKPPRQATLRPLDFTTSIRAPKSYLRTRVYQDGVGEQVAELLSEFFVLWSKHIAFPELSVPIVVALKRWLKQVSSRSNGNRNQKMNQMILLLVQKIEANAKWIEERRVHVNFAPRNRADVEAFLKDVDWESTPMGAFVKVQRKLREEKAAILEEGRREEERRRKEEREGGGDDIAMDDVASENDASEDEEEEEEDVSEEEEDDEEEEEEEEDDD; via the coding sequence ATGGCTGGTGGCCAGAAGAAATCCACCAAGAAGTTCGAAAAGAAGCATCTTAAGGATGTTCTCGAACGGCGAAAAGAGACAGCAAAGATCAAGCAGCGAAACCAAATGAAGGAAAAACGCAAGTCGGACAATGTGAAATCGCGAGCCGAAAGAGAAGGGGATTCGGAAGAGAGAGATGATAAGGCAAAGAAGCAGGATGCCTTTGCGGAAATGAATGTTGATGACTTTTTCGCTGGAGGATTCGATATCGCAGACCCTATGgccgacaagaagaaggcgaagaagaaggatgttCCCGCGAAAATCGGAAAACGCAAGCGATcagaagcccaagaagaagatgaggaacCTGCGGCGTCAAGCagcggagaggaggatgacgcCTCACAAGCTAGTGACTCTGACGATGCCGAAACCCATAAGGGGGATCTTGAGGCTCTAAAACAGAGGGATCCGGATTTCTATAAGTACTTGCAGGAAAATGATGCCGAGCTGCTCGAGTTCGGCGACCTTTCTGAAGTCGATGCGCTGagtgaaggagaggaggaccaAGATGAACCggccaagaagaaaaagaaggccgCTAAGGAGGAAGAGCCGTCTGCGGACCTCACTATTGCAACTGTGAAAAAATGGCAGAATCtgatggaggagcagcaCTCTATCCGTGCAATGCGGCAGACAGTGCTCGCTTTCCGTGCCGCAGCGTATCTTGATGACCCAGATGCCCAGGAGCAAAAGTATTCGATTTCAGACTCCAGCGTCTATCATCAGGTCCTCATCACAGCCCTCGGCAATGTTCCCAAAGTCCTCAATCATCATCTCCCCGTCAAGGAGAGTGCATCCGGGAAAGTCAGAGTATCCCTAGACTCGAAGAAGTTCAAGACCATGACACCCCTCATCAAATCGCATACCTCTTCGGTTCAAAAGATGCTTGCGAACTTGTCAGACGAACAGACTCTGAAGCTGACTCTCTCTTCTATTGAACCCATGCTTCCGTACCTCCTCCAGTTCAGAAAGCTTTTGAAGGTCCTCATCAAAACCATCGTCAGCATCTGGGCCGATGCATCCACCACCGAAGCCACCCGAATTGTtggctttctcctcctccgtcgctTGATGGTCATTGGTGATGCAGGCCTCAAGGAAACAGTCCTTAAAGCCTCTTACGAGGGTGTTGTCAAAGGCAGCCGAAACACTACCGTGCACACGCTCGCAGGCGTCAACCTGATGAAGAACTCCGCCGCGGAACTCTGGGGCATCGATCAAAACGTCTCCTACACAACAggcttcagcttcatccgCCAACTCGCAATGCACCTCCGGAGCAGCATCACAAACACCTCCAAGGAAAGCTACAAGACGATCTACAACTGGCAATACGTCCACAGTCTTGACTTCTGGTCCCGTGTCCTCTCTCAGCACTGTGACGGCCTCGTCGAGGCCAAAATCGGCAAGCAATCCGCCCTCCGACCCCTCATTTACCCCGTCGTCCAGATCAGCATCGGCGCCATGCGCCTCATCCCAACAGCTCAGTACCTCCCGCTCCGCTTCCAGCTCACCCGGTcgcttctccgtctctcccGCGCCTCAGGAACATACATCcccctcgcctcctccctcctcgaaCCCCTCAACCTCTCCGAGCTCCGCAAGCCCCCCAGACAAGCGACCCTCCGCCCTCTTGACTTCACGACGTCAATCCGCGCCCCGAAATCATATCTCCGCACGCGCGTCTACCAAGATGGCGTCGGCGAACAAGTCGCCGAGCTGCTCTCCGAATTTTTCGTCCTCTGGAGCAAGCACATCGCGTTCCCGGAACTCAGCGTCCCCATTGTGGTTGCGCTCAAGCGTTGGCTCAAACAGGTCTCGTCGCGGAGTAACGGAAACCGCAACCAGAAGATGAACCAGATGATTCTGCTGCTTGTGCAGAAGATCGAAGCCAATGCGAAGTGGATTGAAGAGCGCCGCGTGCATGTGAACTTTGCGCCGAGGAATCGGGCGGATGTTGAAGCGTTTTTGAAGGATGTGGACTGGGAGAGTACGCCGATGGGTGCATTCGTTAAGGTTcagaggaagttgagggaggagaaagcTGCTAttttggaggaggggaggagagaggaggaacggagaaggaaagaggaGAGGGAAGGTGGAGGTGATGATATTGCTATGGATGATGTGGCAAGTGAGAATGATGcaagtgaagatgaggaagaggaagaggaggatgtgtctgaagaagaggaggatgatgaggaagaggaagaggaagaagaggatgatgactgA
- the VPS28 gene encoding ESCRT-I subunit protein VPS28 (COG:U;~EggNog:ENOG410PJD3;~InterPro:IPR017899,IPR017898,IPR037206,IPR037202, IPR038358,IPR007143;~PFAM:PF03997;~go_component: GO:0000813 - ESCRT I complex [Evidence IEA];~go_process: GO:0032509 - endosome transport via multivesicular body sorting pathway [Evidence IEA]), giving the protein MYAQRPLAYAPTPYSYTPNTARSASINLDEEVKLASSSAERDLYESLAEIYSIIVTLDGLEKAYIKDVVTEAEYTETCSRLLKQYKSSLGDDTVAREFVDLDTFKQTWGLECPRATERLRIGLPATVEQASHTGPSVNKSSGAAGPPAGASGSLILTATENFITFLDALKLNMVSKDALHPLLSEVIQSVNKVTDADFENRGKIIQWLITLNQMRATEELGEEQARELAFDIEQAYQGFKSTLE; this is encoded by the exons ATGTACGCCCAGCGGCCTCTGGCGTATGCCCCAACGCCTTACAGCTATACACCAAATACAGCCAGATCGGCCTCTATTAATCTAGATGAG GAAGTGAAACTCGCCTCGAGCTCAGCGGAACGTGACCTCTACGAATCGCTTGCTGAGATCTATAGCATAATAGTGACGTTAGATGGACTAGAGAAGGCCTATATAAAGGATGTGGTCACAGAGGCGGAGTACACGGAAACATGCTCTCGACTTCTGAAGCAGTACAAATCCAGCTTAGGTGACGACACTGTTGCGAGGGAATTCGTCGACCTGGACACATTCAAACAAACATGGGGG CTCGAATGCCCCCGCGCTACCGAGCGGCTTCGTATCGGACTCCCCGCGACAGTCGAACAGGCATCGCATACTGGCCCATCGGTTAATAAATCTTCGGGGGCAGCAGGCCCCCCTGCTGGAGCATCTGGTAGTTTGATTCTGACAGCTACGGAGAACTTCATTACTTTCCTTGATGCGCTGAAATTAAACATGGTCTCCAAGGACGCGCTTCATCCGCTACTCTCTGAAGTTATCCAGTCAGTTAATAAGGTGACGGATGCGGACTTTGAGAACCGGGGAAAGATCATTCAATGGCTGATCACATTGAACCAGATGCGTGCGACGGAAGAGCTGGGCGAAGAACAAGCCCGAGAGCTGGCGTTTGACATCGAACAGGCGTACCAGGGGTTCAAGTCCACGTTGGAGTAA
- a CDS encoding S-adenosylmethionine-dependent methyltransferase (COG:S;~EggNog:ENOG410QE63;~InterPro:IPR029063,IPR019410;~PFAM:PF10294), protein MITAEPDEPLHVLDLPQIYTKPSGTELLQTLALLTIKPRSFGTNAHEPVKSRTVESTGLTRYLTSIIASPLSWLDTDELREAIWDATAARLSERSGRTAMPAMSRVFAVPTSWGEEYTLTLHEPSLTSDNLGMKTWVSSYLLSQRLHSLLEFTPQLVPSTTATPTPTLDPDRKLRALELGAGTGLVGLSFAALRGKSAKIHLTDLPEIVPNLAHNAALNVELLNKTAAAVTTGVLDWSASPETPPAAEEQYDLILAADPLYSPEHPRLLVDTIAVWLSRGLDARVVLEMPLRDAYLPQVQDLRQRMDKLGLAVVEEGEEMGYDDWETADGGAVAVRCWWSVWGWSEKI, encoded by the exons ATGATCACCGCAGAGCCCGATGAGCCTCTCCATG TGCTGGACCTTCCCCAGATCTATACGAAGCCATCCGGCACCGAACTTCTCCAAACCCTAGCCCTCTTGACGATAAAACCGCGGAGTTTCGGGACCAATGCTCATGAGCCGGTCAAAAGCCGAACAGTCGAATCCACCGGGCTGACTCGTTACCTGACATCCATCATAGCTAGCCCCCTCTCCTGGCTGGATACGGATGAGTTGCGGGAAGCTATCTGGGATGCCACAGCTGCTCGCCTCAGTGAGAGGTCAGGTCGAACCG CAATGCCGGCAATGTCGCGTGTCTTTGCGGTTCCCACATCTTGGGGCGAAGAGTACACGTTGACCCTCCACGAACCCTCGTTGACGTCCGACAACCTGGGCATGAAGACTTGGGTTTCATCGTATCTCCTCTCCCAGAGACTTCACTCCCTCCTCGAATTCACCCCGCAGCTCGTCCCATCGACAACGGCCACTCCCACACCAACCCTAGATCCTGACCGTAAGCTTCGAGCCCTGGAACTAGGCGCAGGCACTGGCCTTGTTGGTCTCTCATTCGCTGCGCTGCGAGGCAAATCGGCAAAGATCCATCTTACAGACCTGCCAGAAATTGTGCCGAATCTTGCCCATAATGCTGCGTTAAATGTAGAGCTTCTCAATAAGACAGCCGCGGCGGTCACAACGGGTGTCCTAGATTGGTCTGCCTCGCCTGAGACACCCCCAGCCGCAGAGGAACAGTACGACCTAATCCTGGCTGCGGATCCTCTTTATTCTCCTGAACATCCGCGGCTGCTGGTTGATACTATCGCCGTTTGGCTAAGTCGGGGCCTTGATGCCCGTGTTGTCCTTGAGATGCCTCTACGGGATGCATATCTACCGCAAGTGCAGGATCTTCGGCAACGGATGGACAAACTAGGGTTGGCGGTagttgaagagggtgaggagatggggTATGACGACTGGGAGACCGCAGACGGAGGTGCAGTCGCAGTGCGATGCTGGTGGTCTGTTTGGGGTTGGAGCGAAAAGATCTAA
- a CDS encoding uncharacterized protein (COG:S;~EggNog:ENOG410PQ91;~SECRETED:SignalP(1-16)) — protein sequence MVIGLLTITAIPTVTAISLGCSEQRKQNQRQDDEQRMAKFYTDVECTEDIEGASEIDGKRVVLRDNKVYIDDPDPTNRKAEAHAGQAFYIDYPEPDHMKDLKRGLGLVSSIQDTPPMLNWIYADKDTLELKYGNRTQSCEHVPGPWDWRDEETTVVLEKRRGFFAVKEEDGSWAVYFDRHGDELLSVLGDKVIAVPVRLKRSLVEPAQPDNDKKEGS from the exons ATGGTCATCGGACTATTAACAATAACGGCCATTCCAACTGTCACTGCAATTTCCCTCGGATGCAGCGAACAACGCAAACAGAACCAACGACAAGATGACGAACAGCGCATGGCCAAGTTCTATACAGATGTTGAATGTACAGAAGACATCGAGGGGGCTAGCGAAATTGACGGGAAAAGGGTTGTATTAAGAGATAATAAA GTCTACATTGACGATCCCGATCCCACGAATCGCAAAGCCGAAGCCCACGCTGGGCAAGCATTCTATATCGACTACCCAGAGCCGGATCATATGAAAGACCTCAAGCGCGGACTAGGCCTTGTATCATCAATACAGGATACTCCGCCGATGTTAAATTGGATATATGCGGATAAAGATACCTTAGAATTGAAGTATGGGAACAGGACGCAGAGCTGTGAACATGTTCCCGGGCCGTGGGATTGGAGAGATGAGGAGACGACGGTAGTgttggaaaagagaagaggatTTTTCGCCgtgaaggaagaggatggaagcTGGGCGGTTTACTTTGATAGGCATGGGGATGAGTTACTGAGCGTTTTGGGTGACAAGGTCATCGCGGTTCCCGTGCGGTTGAAACGATCTTTGGTTGAGCCGGCTCAGCCTGATAATGATAAGAAGGAAGGGTCATAG
- the rok1 gene encoding RNA-dependent ATPase ROK1 (COG:A;~EggNog:ENOG410PG1I;~InterPro:IPR027417,IPR001650,IPR014014,IPR014001, IPR011545;~PFAM:PF04851,PF00270,PF00271;~go_function: GO:0003676 - nucleic acid binding [Evidence IEA];~go_function: GO:0004386 - helicase activity [Evidence IEA];~go_function: GO:0005524 - ATP binding [Evidence IEA]), with the protein MDAFKLLTRSTKLKPAATSQASTLPSKGKAENPQLFRSSAAEKLEDGKSGKKRKRAPGVDNDDAGTVNADALNLDFFSQNKGSTTRASDAATEKGTDAAATQDELSDSEEDDSMDEVQRRTVLNAHKIKVTDMRDFEEVSPASVQSEEPKKKKKKRKQEEKQQAQTLSKKEQKKARRLYPQPLVSFKELRTKYKISRRLAENVAEQGFTVPTEVQLGSLPLLLGDGSVSENSDSTSTTEPDLLVVAPTGSGKTLAFMIPVINKIVRHHHEQPEERGIFSVVVAPTKELASQIVNEGRKLAFGTGVKITLMKKGMRVAERDGEDECEVLNENDSESSESENDEKTTDNKNKGAIPVTKSDILVSTPLLLVNALSENKTRPLGTLPLVRNLVMDEADVLLDPLFRDQTLDIWRSCTNPELRASLWSATMGSSIEDMAKTTIKERKLSLANTKSYPLIRLVVGLKDSAIPNIKHKLIYAATEQGKLIGLRQLLHPTAATASDVRLRPPFLVFTQTIPRAIALHSELLYDIPPEAGGSARIAVLHSDLSDTQRSEIMKGFRKGEIWILVTTDLLARGVDFRGINGVVNYDIPNTPAVYVHRVGRTGRAGREGGVAVTYYTKEDIPYVKSIANIIDVSEKLRGESGERSVQNWLLEALPGLSKKNKKELKKHGVKARQTGLKTDDKDQRRTRISTKSGFERRQENKRKGAIEASRKKAQIQEVAESDGASDDGDGWNGLDD; encoded by the coding sequence ATGGACGCTTTCAAACTGTTGACAAGATCAACCAAGTTAAAACCCGCCGCCACCTCCCAGGCTTCAACACTTCCATCGAAAGGGAAAGCAGAGAACCCGCAACTTTTCCGCTCCTCTGCGGCGGAGAAGCTCGAGGATGGTAAAagtgggaagaagaggaagagggctcCCGGGGTGGataatgatgatgctggCACTGTCAATGCGGATGCCTTGAATTTGGACTTTTTTAGCCAAAATAAAGGCTCTACTACGAGGGCCTCGGATGCTGCGACGGAGAAGGGAACTGACGCCGCTGCGACTCAAGATGAGCTATCAGattcggaagaagatgattcTATGGATGAGGTGCAGCGCCGGACAGTTCTTAATGCGCATAAGATCAAGGTCACTGATATGCGTGACTTTGAGGAAGTCAGTCCCGCCAGTGTTCAAAGTGAagagccgaagaagaagaaaaagaagcgcaagcaggaagagaagcaaCAAGCTCAGACTCTTAGTAAgaaggagcagaagaaagCGCGTCGATTATATCCGCAGCCTCTGGTTTCCTTCAAAGAACTCCGCACGAAATACAAGATTTCACGACGTCTTGCGGAAAATGTTGCCGAGCAGGGATTTACTGTTCCTACTGAGGTCCAGCTGGGAAGTCTGCCTTTGCTCCTTGGCGATGGATCAGTGTCTGAGAACTCTGATTCTACGAGCACCACTGAGCCAGATCTTCTGGTAGTCGCGCCGACTGGGAGTGGGAAGACGTTGGCGTTTATGATACCGGTTATCAACAAAATTGTTCGTCACCACCATGAACAACCAGAGGAGCGGGGTATCTTTTCCGTTGTTGTCGCTCCGACGAAAGAACTCGCTAGCCAAATTGTTAACGAGGGAAGGAAGCTAGCATTTGGAACGGGTGTGAAGATTacgttgatgaagaagggcATGCGAGTGGCAGAGCgtgatggcgaggacgagTGCGAGGTTCTGAATGAAAATGATTCTGAATCGTCAGAATCAGAAAACGACGAAAAGACTACCGATAACAAAAACAAGGGAGCTATTCCAGTTACCAAAAGCGACATTCTCGTATCGACTCCTTTACTTCTGGTCAATGCGCTCTCTGAGAATAAGACGAGGCCTCTTGGAACCTTACCGTTAGTGAGGAATCTAGTCatggatgaagcagatgtCCTCCTAGATCCGTTGTTCCGCGATCAAACGCTCGATATCTGGCGTTCCTGTACTAACCCAGAACTCCGTGCCAGCCTCTGGTCCGCCACCATGGGCTCAAGCATTGAGGACATGGCGAAAACAACGATCAAAGAGCGGAAGCTATCCTTAGCAAATACCAAGTCATATCCCTTAATCCGACTTGTTGTTGGCCTAAAGGATTCTGCCATTCCGAATATCAAACACAAATTAATTTATGCCGCAACAGAGCAAGGAAAGCTCATTGGTCTCAGACAGCTACTCCATCCAACAGCAGCGACGGCCTCAGATGTACGTCTTCGACCACCATTTCTAGTATTCACACAAACGATTCCTCGAGCCATAGCTCTTCATTCCGAACTGCTTTACGACATTCCTCCCGAGGCCGGTGGCTCTGCGCGAATTGCTGTACTCCATTCCGACTTATCGGATACGCAGAGATCAGAAATCATGAAAGGATTTCGCAAGGGCGAAATCTGGATCCTAGTTACAACGGATTTGCTCGCCCGTGGTGTTGACTTTCGTGGCATCAACGGGGTTGTGAACTACGATATTCCCAACACGCCGGCGGTCTACGTTCACAGAGTCGGGCGAAcaggacgagctggacgcGAAGGTGGTGTTGCGGTGACTTACTATACGAAAGAAGATATTCCGTATGTGAAGAGCATCGCAAACATCATCGACGTCAGTGAAAAGTTGCGAGGGGAGTCTGGTGAAAGGTCGGTACAAAACTGGCTATTAGAAGCCTTACCAGGCCTCAgcaagaaaaacaaaaaggagttgaagaagcatGGTGTCAAGGCCCGGCAAACTGGTCTTAAGACAGATGATAAGGACCAGCGCCGGACAAGAATCAGCACGAAGAGTGGTTTTGAGCGACGACAGGAGAACAAGAGAAAGGGTGCCATTGAAGCCAGCCGGAAGAAAGCTCAAATCCAGGAGGTGGCCGAGTCTGACGGTGCAAGCGATGACGGTGACGGTTGGAACGGCCTAGATGATTAG
- a CDS encoding F1F0 ATP synthase subunit g (COG:C;~EggNog:ENOG410PPI0;~InterPro:IPR006808;~PFAM:PF04718;~go_component: GO:0000276 - mitochondrial proton-transporting ATP synthase complex, coupling factor F(o) [Evidence IEA];~go_function: GO:0015078 - proton transmembrane transporter activity [Evidence IEA];~go_process: GO:0015986 - ATP synthesis coupled proton transport [Evidence IEA]), which translates to MPATASRAVLRQSQFLTRRTAVRHSSSTSQAASKATETASSTASKAQEGLSRVTSSAGPAVTNAAQGLGNALKKVGGRTGKVVSFVESLIPPTIYYSRVGLELGKLVFRGQNMTPPSSATFQSYFQPLLNSLRNPASLQNANIISPQSILARVRNANKKEIAVAGVTAAEVVGFFTVGEIIGRFNVVGYRGEAAHGHH; encoded by the exons ATGCCTGCCACGGCGTCCCGTGCCGTGCTGCGGCAATCGCAGTTCCTGACCCGGAGGACCGCGGTCAGACACTCCTCGTCCACATCCCAGGCTGCTTCCAAGGCAACTGAGACTGCTTCTTCCACTGCCTCTAAGGCTCAAGAGGGTCTCTCTCGTGTTACCTCATCTGCCGGCCCTGCCGTTACGAACGCTGCCCAAGGCCTCGGCAACGCCCTGAAGAAAGTTGGTGGAAGAACCGGAAAAGTTGTCTCCTTCGTTGAAT CCTTGATACCCCCTACTATCTACTACTCGAGAGTTGGTCTCGAGCTCGGCAAGCTGGTGTTCCGAGGACAGAACATGACTCCCCC GAGCTCGGCCACTTTCCAATCCTACTTCCAGCCTCTGCTCAACTCTCTCCGCAACCCTGCTTCCCTCCAGAACGCCAATATTATTTCCCCACAAAGTATTTTGGCCCGCGTCCGCAACGCCAACAAGAAGGAGATCGCCGTTGCCGGCGTTACCGCTGCGGAGGTTGTCGGATTTTTCACAGTCGGTGAAATCATCGGCCGTTTCAACGTCGTTGGCTACAGGGGAGAGGCTGCTCACGGACACCACTAG